The following proteins are encoded in a genomic region of Pseudodesulfovibrio mercurii:
- a CDS encoding 3-isopropylmalate dehydratase small subunit: MKVTGTAHKVGDHIDTDAIIPARFLVTTDAKELGANCMEGLEAGWVKRVKENDVMVGGVNFGCGSSREHAPISILGAGIPVVLAHSFARIFYRNGFNMGLVLLEIGDDIDKFSDTDQIEVDTASGVIRNLTTGATVQAAPVPPFMQEILNAGGLVEYAKKKLA, from the coding sequence ATGAAAGTAACCGGAACCGCTCACAAAGTGGGCGACCATATCGATACGGACGCCATCATCCCGGCCCGCTTCCTGGTGACCACCGACGCCAAGGAACTGGGCGCCAACTGCATGGAGGGCCTGGAGGCCGGATGGGTCAAGCGGGTCAAGGAGAACGACGTCATGGTCGGCGGCGTGAACTTCGGCTGCGGCTCGTCCCGCGAACACGCGCCCATCTCCATCCTGGGCGCGGGCATCCCCGTGGTCCTGGCCCACAGCTTCGCGCGCATCTTCTACCGCAACGGCTTCAACATGGGCCTGGTCCTGCTCGAGATCGGCGACGACATCGACAAGTTCAGCGACACCGACCAGATCGAAGTGGACACGGCAAGCGGCGTCATCAGGAACCTGACCACCGGAGCCACCGTCCAGGCCGCCCCGGTCCCCCCGTTTATGCAGGAAATCCTGAATGCGGGCGGACTGGTCGAGTACGCCAAGAAGAAACTGGCCTAA
- the leuC gene encoding 3-isopropylmalate dehydratase large subunit: protein MGQTLAEKILQNHTDQTVTGPGQIVQCRVDMVLANDVTAPLAAKAFKAMGAKKVFDKDKVALVCDHFTPNKDIDSAEQVKVVRDFAEEMGVTHYYECGEVGVEHALLPEKGIVGPGNVVVGADSHTCTYGGLGAFATGMGSTDIGAAMALGETWFKVPPTIRVNLTGTPGEFVGPKDFVLNQIGILGVSGALYKALEYGGEVVDAMTMEGRMTIANMAIEAGGKVGLFPADRKTLDYAAKAGFKGGEIMAADADAVYERVLDIDVTGMAPQVACPHLPENVKPVDETAGLKIHQAVIGSCTNGRIEDMRLAAGVLKGRKVDPKVRCIILPATPSIWKACMREGLMEIFMEAGCIVGPPTCGPCLGGHMGILAGGERAIATTNRNFKGRMGSLESEVFLSNPAVAAASAVAGEIINPAKL from the coding sequence ATGGGTCAGACCTTAGCTGAAAAAATTCTGCAGAATCATACGGACCAGACCGTCACCGGCCCCGGGCAGATCGTCCAGTGCCGGGTGGACATGGTCCTCGCCAACGACGTCACCGCGCCGCTGGCCGCCAAGGCCTTCAAGGCCATGGGCGCGAAAAAGGTGTTCGACAAGGACAAGGTGGCCCTGGTCTGCGACCATTTCACTCCGAACAAGGACATCGACTCCGCCGAACAGGTCAAGGTGGTCCGCGACTTCGCCGAGGAAATGGGCGTGACCCATTACTACGAGTGCGGCGAGGTCGGCGTGGAGCACGCCCTGTTGCCCGAGAAGGGCATCGTCGGCCCCGGCAACGTGGTCGTGGGCGCGGATTCCCACACCTGCACCTACGGCGGCCTGGGCGCCTTCGCCACGGGCATGGGCTCCACCGACATCGGCGCGGCCATGGCGCTGGGCGAGACCTGGTTCAAGGTCCCGCCGACCATCCGCGTGAACCTGACCGGCACCCCCGGCGAGTTCGTCGGCCCCAAGGATTTCGTCCTCAATCAGATCGGCATCCTCGGCGTGTCCGGCGCGCTCTACAAGGCGCTCGAATACGGCGGCGAGGTCGTGGACGCCATGACCATGGAAGGGCGCATGACCATCGCCAACATGGCCATCGAGGCGGGCGGCAAGGTCGGCCTGTTCCCGGCGGACCGGAAGACCCTGGACTACGCCGCCAAGGCCGGGTTCAAGGGCGGCGAGATCATGGCCGCCGACGCGGACGCCGTGTACGAGCGCGTGCTCGACATCGACGTCACCGGCATGGCCCCCCAGGTGGCCTGTCCGCATCTGCCCGAGAACGTCAAGCCCGTGGACGAGACCGCCGGGCTCAAGATCCATCAGGCCGTCATCGGCTCCTGCACCAACGGCCGCATCGAGGACATGCGCCTGGCGGCCGGCGTGCTCAAGGGCCGCAAGGTCGATCCCAAGGTGCGCTGCATCATCCTGCCCGCCACCCCGTCCATCTGGAAGGCGTGCATGCGGGAAGGGCTGATGGAGATCTTCATGGAAGCGGGCTGCATCGTGGGCCCGCCCACCTGCGGCCCCTGCCTGGGCGGCCACATGGGCATCCTGGCGGGCGGCGAGCGCGCCATCGCCACCACCAACCGGAACTTCAAGGGCCGCATGGGCTCCCTGGAGTCCGAGGTCTTCCTGTCCAACCCCGCCGTGGCCGCCGCCTCCGCCGTGGCCGGCGAGATCATCAACCCGGCCAAGCTGTAG
- a CDS encoding 2-isopropylmalate synthase — protein sequence MAERVYVFDTTLRDGEQSPGATMNLDEKIRMARQLETLGVDIIEAGFPIASQGDFEAVQAIASAVEKPQIAGLCRAVVKDIDRCWEAIKDARHPRIHVFLATSEIHMKHKLGKTADEVIEMIKKAVAHARQYTDNVEFSAEDASRSDWDFLVKVTETAIDAGACVVNLPDTVGYAQPFEYYDMIKYVVDNVRNMDKAMISVHCHNDLGSAVANSLAAVRAGARQVECTVLGIGERAGNAALEDLVMALNTRKEMYGVETGINTEQLYPSCRRLSQIIGMPIPPNKAIVGANAFAHESGVHQDGVLKNRLTYEIMTPASIGLTTNEIVIGKHSGSHAVRKKAEELGYKLDEAQVNVLFKAVKDLADKKEQVFDEDVEALILESVYRRKDRFRLVDMSVFSGTGDVPPHAATVMEFGAEGDAEVRKTSNFGEGSIDAVFQSIYSLVGVSPKLESYTVNAVTEGSDALAGVAVRIEHDGVKAVGRANDGDVVKASALAMVNALNRLEKAKEEK from the coding sequence ATGGCAGAAAGAGTGTACGTATTCGATACCACCTTGCGTGACGGCGAACAGTCTCCCGGCGCGACCATGAACCTGGACGAGAAGATCCGCATGGCCCGTCAGCTCGAAACCCTGGGCGTGGACATCATCGAGGCGGGCTTCCCCATCGCCAGCCAGGGCGACTTCGAGGCGGTCCAGGCCATTGCCTCGGCCGTCGAGAAACCGCAGATCGCCGGACTGTGCCGCGCCGTGGTCAAGGACATCGACCGCTGCTGGGAGGCCATCAAGGACGCCCGGCACCCGCGCATCCACGTCTTCCTGGCCACCAGCGAAATCCACATGAAGCACAAGCTGGGCAAGACCGCCGACGAGGTCATCGAGATGATCAAGAAGGCCGTGGCCCATGCCCGCCAGTACACGGACAACGTGGAGTTCTCGGCCGAGGACGCCTCGCGCTCGGACTGGGACTTCCTGGTCAAGGTGACCGAGACGGCCATCGACGCCGGGGCCTGCGTGGTCAACCTCCCGGACACCGTGGGCTACGCCCAGCCCTTTGAATACTATGACATGATCAAGTACGTCGTGGACAACGTCCGCAACATGGACAAGGCCATGATTTCGGTCCATTGCCACAACGATCTGGGCTCGGCCGTGGCCAACTCCCTGGCCGCGGTCAGGGCGGGCGCGCGCCAGGTGGAGTGCACCGTGCTCGGCATCGGCGAGCGCGCGGGCAACGCGGCCCTGGAGGACCTGGTCATGGCCCTGAACACCCGCAAGGAGATGTACGGCGTGGAGACCGGCATCAACACCGAGCAGTTGTACCCGTCCTGCCGCCGTCTGTCCCAGATCATCGGCATGCCCATCCCGCCCAACAAGGCCATCGTCGGAGCCAACGCCTTTGCCCACGAGTCCGGCGTGCACCAGGACGGCGTGCTCAAGAACCGGCTGACCTACGAGATCATGACCCCGGCCTCCATCGGCCTGACCACCAACGAGATCGTCATCGGCAAGCACTCCGGCTCCCACGCCGTGCGCAAAAAGGCCGAGGAACTGGGCTACAAACTGGACGAGGCCCAGGTCAACGTGCTCTTCAAGGCGGTCAAGGACCTGGCCGACAAGAAGGAGCAGGTCTTCGACGAGGACGTGGAGGCGCTCATCCTGGAGTCCGTGTACCGCCGCAAGGACCGCTTCCGGCTGGTGGACATGTCCGTGTTCTCCGGCACGGGCGACGTGCCGCCCCACGCTGCCACGGTCATGGAGTTCGGGGCCGAGGGCGATGCCGAGGTGCGCAAAACCAGCAATTTCGGCGAGGGTTCCATTGACGCCGTGTTCCAGTCCATCTACTCATTGGTGGGCGTATCCCCGAAACTCGAAAGTTATACGGTCAACGCCGTGACCGAAGGGTCCGACGCCCTGGCCGGCGTCGCCGTGCGCATCGAGCACGACGGCGTCAAGGCCGTGGGCCGCGCCAACGACGGCGATGTGGTCAAGGCCAGCGCCTTGGCCATGGTCAACGCATTGAACCGCTTGGAAAAAGCGAAAGAGGAGAAATAG
- the pssA gene encoding CDP-diacylglycerol--serine O-phosphatidyltransferase: MVEKKLPRHKSVYLLPNLLTTASLFVGFLGLTWAIQGDIASCALCILASCVFDGLDGKVARITNTQSEFGVQLDSLADLVAFGVVPAVMAYLWVLNDFGRLGLMAAFLFMACGALRLARFNVQAATSSKKHFVGLPIPAAACTLATLVLFTEYVPQEYMHSVVSVGTLVLVYVLSFFMVSTIRFYSFKEISAFKAHPFSWMVTAILLFSLIASRPKVLGFVFFLGYLVSGPLYTLFLLSRTNKRLLRDSSKKELG, encoded by the coding sequence ATGGTAGAAAAGAAATTGCCGCGCCATAAGAGTGTCTATCTCTTGCCGAACCTGCTGACCACGGCCAGCCTGTTCGTCGGCTTTCTGGGACTGACCTGGGCCATCCAGGGGGATATCGCCTCCTGCGCCCTGTGCATCCTGGCCAGCTGCGTGTTCGACGGGCTGGACGGCAAGGTGGCGCGTATCACCAACACCCAGAGCGAATTCGGCGTCCAGCTCGACTCCCTGGCCGACCTGGTCGCCTTCGGCGTGGTCCCGGCGGTCATGGCTTACCTCTGGGTCCTGAACGACTTCGGCCGCCTCGGCCTGATGGCCGCCTTCCTGTTCATGGCCTGCGGGGCCCTGCGCCTGGCGCGGTTCAACGTCCAGGCGGCGACCTCCTCCAAGAAGCATTTCGTGGGGCTGCCCATCCCGGCGGCGGCCTGTACCCTGGCCACCCTGGTCCTCTTCACCGAATACGTGCCGCAGGAGTACATGCACTCCGTGGTTTCGGTGGGCACATTGGTCCTGGTCTACGTGCTGTCCTTCTTCATGGTCAGCACCATCCGTTTCTACTCCTTCAAGGAAATCAGCGCCTTCAAGGCTCATCCCTTCAGCTGGATGGTGACCGCGATCCTGCTTTTCTCGCTCATCGCGTCGCGCCCGAAGGTGCTCGGCTTCGTCTTCTTCCTGGGCTACCTCGTGTCCGGCCCGCTCTACACCCTTTTCCTACTATCCCGTACCAACAAGCGACTACTACGGGACAGCTCCAAGAAAGAGCTAGGCTAG
- a CDS encoding phosphatidylserine decarboxylase family protein, translated as MLKPSVGVALEGLPYIIIAAFTTLIFAIIGCWPMAVLGLAATAFIGHFFRDPERVGPEDAEAVSAPADGKVIKVGRAVDPVTGETRQYIAIFMNMLNVHVNRMPVSGKVETIRYIPGKFFNASFDKASEDNERNILVVTGKGNQRFTMVQIAGLIARRIVCWAEPGDKLKRGERYGLIKFGSRVDLYIPDGYVPTVSVGQKTVAGETVVAEKRAA; from the coding sequence ATGTTGAAACCGTCTGTCGGCGTCGCCCTGGAAGGGCTGCCCTATATCATCATCGCGGCATTCACCACTCTGATCTTCGCCATCATCGGCTGCTGGCCCATGGCCGTCCTCGGGCTGGCCGCCACCGCCTTCATCGGGCACTTCTTCCGCGACCCCGAGCGGGTCGGTCCGGAGGACGCCGAGGCCGTGTCCGCCCCGGCGGACGGCAAGGTCATCAAGGTCGGCCGGGCCGTGGACCCCGTCACCGGGGAAACCCGCCAGTACATCGCCATCTTCATGAACATGCTCAACGTGCACGTGAACCGCATGCCGGTCAGCGGCAAGGTCGAGACCATCCGCTACATTCCGGGCAAGTTCTTCAACGCCTCCTTCGACAAGGCCAGCGAGGACAACGAGCGCAACATCCTGGTGGTCACCGGCAAGGGCAACCAGCGGTTCACCATGGTCCAGATCGCGGGGCTGATCGCCCGGCGCATCGTCTGCTGGGCCGAGCCGGGCGACAAGCTCAAGCGCGGCGAGCGGTATGGTCTTATTAAGTTCGGATCAAGAGTTGACCTTTACATTCCGGATGGCTATGTACCAACTGTCAGCGTCGGTCAGAAGACCGTCGCGGGCGAAACGGTGGTCGCGGAAAAACGCGCCGCCTGA
- a CDS encoding metal-dependent hydrolase: MDPVTHLSSGLMGGLAARRWFPEAKFLLPACVLAAWIPDADILFSDGPEFNLLYHRGVSTSFFGTLVLALALAGLYKLVSRRTPFVKIAALFYALTLTHVWLDLITTYGTQLLAPFSNHRFALDGAFIIDPVFTLTALALLATAGLGKKHRQTIALVGMAWFFAYPLANMAAGAILQNVYAHRLDARGVAHDHVRVTPDALSPRFWKVVVTAGPDYLLDTMDLFGDREPTAPLRVRRADKTFLRALGKQQSMFATYAWFTLWPYVEETDTPEGRTLVFRDLRFASTNPVMTWYYDGKRLPFTLVAHLDHTGRLTAWSYEGGISALADAGEPPQ; this comes from the coding sequence ATGGACCCGGTCACGCACCTCTCCTCGGGCCTCATGGGCGGCCTGGCCGCGCGCAGGTGGTTTCCCGAAGCGAAATTCCTGCTGCCCGCCTGCGTGCTCGCGGCCTGGATTCCCGACGCGGACATCCTCTTCAGCGACGGCCCGGAGTTCAACCTGCTCTACCACCGGGGAGTCAGCACCTCCTTTTTCGGCACCCTGGTCCTGGCGCTGGCCCTGGCCGGGCTGTACAAGCTCGTTTCCCGGCGCACCCCGTTCGTGAAGATCGCCGCCCTGTTCTACGCCCTGACCCTGACCCACGTCTGGCTCGACCTGATCACCACCTACGGCACCCAGCTCCTCGCGCCCTTCTCCAACCACCGCTTCGCCCTGGACGGGGCCTTCATCATCGACCCGGTCTTCACCCTGACCGCGCTCGCCCTGCTGGCCACGGCCGGACTGGGCAAAAAGCATCGCCAGACCATCGCCCTGGTCGGCATGGCCTGGTTCTTCGCCTACCCCCTGGCCAACATGGCCGCCGGGGCAATACTCCAGAACGTCTACGCCCACCGCCTCGACGCCCGAGGCGTGGCCCATGACCACGTCCGCGTCACCCCGGACGCCCTGTCCCCGCGCTTCTGGAAGGTGGTCGTCACCGCCGGTCCGGACTACCTGCTCGACACCATGGACCTGTTCGGCGACCGCGAGCCCACCGCGCCCCTGCGCGTCAGACGGGCGGACAAGACGTTCCTGCGCGCCCTTGGCAAGCAGCAATCCATGTTCGCCACCTATGCCTGGTTCACCTTGTGGCCCTACGTGGAGGAGACCGACACGCCCGAGGGCCGGACCCTGGTCTTCCGCGATCTGCGCTTCGCCTCCACCAACCCGGTCATGACCTGGTACTACGACGGCAAACGGCTGCCCTTCACCCTGGTCGCCCACCTGGATCACACGGGCCGCCTCACGGCCTGGTCCTATGAGGGCGGGATCAGCGCCCTTGCCGACGCCGGGGAGCCGCCGCAGTGA
- a CDS encoding DMT family transporter: MTWFLLSVGAAFFMASNSAFIKRFFSDLSPWEMSLIPYFYGLPLFLAALMFIDIPPIGPDFLPSLAWVLPLLMISIVLYYRAIHVSPLSLTLPFLSFTPVFVLFTGGLILDESLKPQGILGMLLVVAGGYVLNLDSARYGLLGPVKAIWKEPGSALMLVVAVLFGLTSVGGKVIILNSSPMFAAVVIFALYGVLLTLILLATGKASLKNLTRKPLLGAVAGLIVFAEAACHNTAMTMTAAAYMITIKRTAGIFSVLYGWLLFKETGIRFRLIGTIIMTTGAAVIALWG; the protein is encoded by the coding sequence GTGACCTGGTTCCTGCTCTCCGTGGGCGCGGCCTTTTTCATGGCCTCCAACTCCGCGTTCATAAAGCGATTCTTCTCGGACCTATCGCCCTGGGAAATGAGCCTGATCCCCTATTTCTACGGCCTGCCGCTTTTCCTCGCGGCGCTCATGTTCATCGACATCCCGCCCATCGGCCCCGATTTCCTCCCCTCCCTGGCCTGGGTGCTGCCCCTGCTCATGATCTCCATCGTCCTCTATTACCGCGCCATCCACGTGTCGCCCCTGTCCCTGACCCTGCCCTTCCTCAGCTTCACCCCGGTCTTCGTCCTCTTCACCGGCGGGCTCATCCTGGACGAAAGCCTCAAGCCCCAGGGCATCCTGGGCATGCTCCTGGTCGTCGCGGGCGGCTACGTGCTCAACCTCGATTCAGCCCGCTACGGCCTGCTCGGCCCGGTCAAGGCGATCTGGAAGGAACCCGGCTCGGCCCTGATGCTCGTCGTGGCCGTGCTCTTCGGCCTGACCTCGGTGGGCGGCAAGGTCATCATCCTCAACTCCTCGCCCATGTTCGCCGCCGTGGTCATCTTCGCCCTGTACGGCGTCCTGCTGACCCTCATCCTCCTGGCCACGGGCAAGGCGTCCCTCAAGAACCTGACCCGTAAACCCCTGCTCGGCGCCGTTGCCGGACTGATCGTCTTCGCCGAAGCCGCCTGCCACAACACCGCCATGACCATGACCGCCGCAGCCTACATGATCACCATCAAACGCACCGCGGGCATCTTCTCCGTGCTCTACGGCTGGCTCCTGTTCAAGGAAACCGGCATCCGCTTCCGCCTCATCGGCACCATCATCATGACCACCGGAGCCGCCGTCATCGCCCTGTGGGGGTAG
- the dksA gene encoding RNA polymerase-binding protein DksA: MEANDLKYFKETLNGMLDDILKKSEATIEDMTESGEVYADPADRATAESDRAFTLRLRDRERKLIKKIQQAINRIDDGEFGICQECGDDISIARLKARPMTTLCINCKSKQEEDEAVRGD, encoded by the coding sequence ATGGAAGCCAACGATCTGAAGTACTTTAAGGAAACCCTGAACGGCATGCTCGATGACATCCTCAAGAAGAGTGAGGCGACCATCGAAGACATGACCGAATCGGGCGAGGTCTATGCCGATCCGGCGGACCGGGCCACGGCCGAGAGCGACCGGGCCTTCACCCTGCGTCTACGCGATCGCGAACGCAAGCTGATCAAGAAGATTCAGCAGGCCATCAACCGCATCGACGATGGCGAATTCGGCATCTGTCAGGAATGCGGCGACGATATCTCCATTGCCCGGCTCAAGGCGCGGCCCATGACCACGCTGTGCATCAACTGCAAGAGCAAACAGGAAGAAGACGAGGCCGTGCGCGGCGACTAG
- a CDS encoding NFACT RNA binding domain-containing protein has product MEANFFRFLSAELASTLVGRRIDKVFGPAPGVWVLAIQNTGDPLHLIFRPAKSAGHLFLSATKPVNPQTAPAMAMWFRKRLRNRRILAAHRDWPNLRLALELSPRTDPDGKTFLILDCRTGLSLADELPPTFAVEPEWPALEDVIEDQDIWRDHPHISPPLRKVLAALPEDRAHALYFAVATASADRFHLTRSGDSWAPPTAWPSGGDDEIFESALAAAQTYGERTLFPLLDMEEDKAQTVQLKRLRKKLKRNLASLDQEQARLEQFAAEQVKAEALQAELYRFKDAEGLESVDVTHPVHGPMTVSLNPFLSPTENMERYFKLSAKAQRGFPHVERRRRELLAQLAQAEDGTLELHPAQAAKGDPEPEGPASLPKRFRGLAVRLFKTTDGFTVIRGKNKQANHDILSKAASPFDYWFHVEDGPSSHVILKRDHPGQDVPESTLVQAAILCGLKSYRKDDGKADVMYALVKDVRKVKGFNPGQVAVDRKLGTLRVELDPDLEQKLG; this is encoded by the coding sequence ATGGAAGCCAACTTCTTCCGCTTCCTGAGTGCGGAACTCGCGTCCACTCTTGTCGGCCGCCGAATAGACAAGGTATTCGGCCCGGCCCCCGGCGTCTGGGTGCTGGCCATCCAGAACACGGGAGACCCCCTGCACCTGATCTTCAGGCCCGCCAAATCGGCGGGCCATTTATTTCTCTCTGCGACCAAACCGGTCAATCCCCAGACCGCCCCGGCCATGGCCATGTGGTTCCGCAAGCGGCTCAGAAACCGCCGCATCCTGGCCGCGCACCGGGACTGGCCCAACCTGCGCCTGGCCCTCGAACTCTCCCCGCGCACCGACCCGGACGGCAAAACCTTCCTCATCCTGGACTGCCGCACCGGCCTGTCCCTGGCCGACGAGCTGCCGCCGACCTTTGCCGTCGAGCCCGAATGGCCCGCCCTGGAAGACGTCATCGAGGACCAGGACATCTGGCGCGACCATCCGCACATCTCCCCGCCCCTGCGCAAGGTCCTGGCCGCCCTGCCCGAGGACCGGGCCCACGCCCTCTACTTCGCCGTGGCCACGGCCTCGGCCGACCGTTTTCACCTGACCCGGTCCGGCGACTCCTGGGCGCCCCCCACGGCCTGGCCGTCCGGCGGCGACGATGAAATCTTCGAATCGGCCCTGGCCGCCGCCCAAACCTACGGCGAACGCACCCTCTTTCCCCTGCTCGACATGGAGGAGGACAAGGCACAGACCGTCCAGCTCAAGCGGCTGCGCAAGAAGCTCAAGCGCAACCTGGCCAGCCTGGACCAGGAACAGGCGCGCCTGGAACAGTTCGCCGCCGAACAGGTCAAGGCCGAGGCGCTCCAGGCCGAGCTCTACCGCTTCAAGGATGCCGAGGGCCTCGAGTCCGTGGACGTGACCCACCCGGTGCACGGCCCCATGACCGTGTCCCTCAACCCGTTCCTCTCGCCCACCGAGAACATGGAGCGCTATTTCAAGCTGTCGGCCAAGGCACAGCGCGGTTTCCCGCACGTGGAACGCCGCCGCCGCGAACTCCTGGCCCAGCTCGCCCAGGCCGAGGACGGCACCCTCGAACTGCACCCGGCCCAGGCCGCCAAGGGCGACCCCGAGCCAGAAGGCCCCGCCTCCCTGCCCAAGCGGTTCCGGGGACTGGCCGTGCGCCTGTTCAAAACCACGGACGGCTTCACCGTCATCCGCGGCAAGAACAAGCAGGCCAACCACGACATCCTGAGCAAGGCGGCCTCGCCCTTCGACTACTGGTTCCACGTGGAGGACGGCCCCAGCTCGCACGTCATCCTCAAACGCGACCACCCCGGCCAGGACGTGCCCGAATCCACTCTGGTCCAGGCCGCCATCCTCTGCGGCCTGAAAAGCTACCGCAAGGACGACGGCAAGGCCGACGTCATGTACGCCCTGGTCAAGGACGTGCGCAAAGTCAAAGGGTTCAACCCCGGCCAGGTCGCCGTCGACCGCAAACTCGGCACCCTCCGCGTCGAACTCGACCCCGACCTCGAACAAAAATTAGGGTAG
- the mutY gene encoding A/G-specific adenine glycosylase, whose translation MDQTGFTRALLQWYDAEHRDLPWRRDPSPYRVWVSEIMAQQTQMDRVVEYYKRWMDRFPDIRSLADAHEEEVLNLWEGLGYYSRARNLHRAAVLIEDHFNGEFPADFSDIRSLPGVGDYTAGAVASIAFGEAEIAVDANVLRVFARLLDMDLPVRDRAGRNMVEDAVRRLIPEDRPGDFNQALMEFGALICRKNPRCEACPVRAFCRAHEMGTVPLRPVLPEAKQVIRVDMATGFLVHRGRVLIQKRRPGDVWPGLWEFPGGCIEPGETPEQALRREYLEEVELAVEPVEKITVVRYSYTRYRVTMDCFLCRYDGDPVDPVFHEAVKGGFVPPADLANYALPSGHRKLVDRMLADMRYAHLFKS comes from the coding sequence ATGGACCAGACCGGATTCACGCGCGCATTGCTGCAATGGTACGACGCCGAACACAGGGACCTGCCCTGGCGGCGCGATCCCAGCCCCTACCGGGTCTGGGTCTCGGAGATCATGGCCCAGCAGACCCAGATGGACCGCGTGGTCGAGTACTACAAGCGCTGGATGGACCGCTTCCCGGACATCCGCTCCCTGGCCGACGCCCATGAGGAGGAGGTCCTGAACCTCTGGGAAGGGCTCGGCTACTACTCCCGCGCCCGCAACCTGCACCGCGCCGCCGTGCTGATCGAAGACCACTTCAACGGCGAGTTCCCCGCCGACTTTTCCGACATCCGCTCCCTCCCCGGCGTGGGCGACTACACCGCCGGGGCCGTTGCCTCCATCGCCTTCGGGGAGGCCGAGATCGCCGTGGACGCCAACGTCCTGCGCGTCTTCGCCCGGCTCCTGGACATGGACCTCCCGGTCCGCGACAGGGCGGGGCGGAACATGGTCGAGGACGCGGTCCGGCGACTCATCCCCGAGGACCGGCCCGGCGACTTCAACCAGGCGCTCATGGAGTTCGGAGCCCTCATCTGCCGCAAGAATCCGCGCTGCGAGGCGTGCCCGGTGCGCGCGTTCTGCCGGGCCCACGAGATGGGCACGGTGCCCCTGCGCCCGGTCCTGCCCGAGGCCAAACAGGTCATCCGCGTGGACATGGCCACCGGCTTCCTGGTCCACCGGGGCCGGGTGCTCATCCAGAAGCGCAGACCCGGCGACGTCTGGCCCGGCCTGTGGGAGTTCCCCGGCGGCTGCATCGAGCCGGGAGAGACCCCGGAGCAGGCCCTGCGGCGTGAATATCTCGAGGAGGTCGAGCTGGCCGTGGAGCCGGTGGAAAAGATCACCGTGGTCCGCTACAGCTACACCCGCTACCGCGTGACCATGGACTGCTTCCTGTGCCGCTACGACGGCGACCCCGTGGACCCGGTCTTCCACGAGGCGGTCAAGGGCGGGTTCGTGCCCCCGGCCGATCTGGCCAACTACGCCCTGCCGTCGGGCCACCGCAAGCTGGTGGACCGCATGCTCGCCGACATGCGCTACGCCCATCTGTTCAAATCCTGA
- the gpmA gene encoding 2,3-diphosphoglycerate-dependent phosphoglycerate mutase, translating into MHTLVLIRHGQSAWNLENRFTGWTDVDLTEQGVREAVDGAKLLKEAGLTFDVAHTSLLRRAIRTLWLVQDEMDLMWLPVFKTWRLNERHYGALQGLNKAETARKYGDEQVFVWRRSFDTPPPELDPSDPRFPGNDPRYASLAPEELPRCESLKLTIERTMPYWFETIAPEVRAGRRVLIVAHGNSLRGLVKYLDTMSDEAITQLNIPTGLPLVYELNDDLTPLRHYYLGDPEAAARAAEAVANQAKGE; encoded by the coding sequence ATGCATACATTGGTATTGATCCGGCACGGGCAGAGCGCCTGGAACCTGGAGAACCGGTTCACCGGCTGGACCGACGTTGACCTGACCGAGCAGGGCGTGCGCGAGGCCGTGGACGGCGCGAAGCTCCTCAAGGAGGCCGGGCTGACCTTCGACGTGGCCCACACCTCGCTGCTTCGGCGGGCCATCCGCACCCTCTGGCTGGTCCAGGACGAAATGGACCTCATGTGGCTGCCGGTCTTCAAGACCTGGCGGCTCAACGAGCGCCACTACGGCGCGCTCCAGGGACTGAACAAGGCCGAGACCGCCCGGAAGTACGGCGACGAGCAGGTTTTCGTCTGGCGGCGCAGCTTCGACACCCCGCCGCCGGAGCTGGACCCGTCCGACCCCCGGTTTCCCGGCAACGACCCGCGCTACGCCTCCCTCGCCCCGGAGGAACTGCCGCGCTGCGAGAGCCTCAAGCTGACCATCGAACGGACCATGCCCTACTGGTTCGAGACCATCGCCCCGGAGGTCCGGGCGGGCAGGCGGGTCCTCATCGTGGCCCACGGCAACTCCCTGCGCGGCCTGGTAAAGTACCTGGACACCATGTCCGACGAGGCCATCACCCAGCTGAACATCCCCACGGGGCTGCCCCTGGTCTATGAGCTGAACGACGACCTGACCCCGCTGCGCCATTACTACCTGGGCGACCCCGAGGCCGCGGCCAGGGCCGCCGAGGCGGTTGCCAACCAGGCCAAGGGGGAGTAA